The region GGCCCCGATAATGACGTTGCGCATGTCATGCAGGCTTTTACCGTCAAACAGCACCTTGTAACCCACCCACATGGTGGCCAGCGTGATGGTGACGGCGGCCAGCCCCAGCAGGCCGGTGGAGGTGTTACTCAGCGTGTCGTTGGCTTTGGTAAATCCGCTGCCTGCCGCCAGCGTTTGGGTGGAAATGAAGGCGGGAAAAAAGGCCGGTAAGTCGTTACGTTTTTGCATCGTCATCTCTCCTCATGGTTCACAGGGGGGATATATCGCCGCGAAGGACGGCATTGGGGTAGCGCAGGGTGGTCGAAACCGGTGTGGGGGTGTCGGCAAGCTCACCGCGCAGCACGGTGGACGGATAATGCATCGCTGACGTGGCCTGGCTGGTGCTGCTACGCGCGCGGTCTTCCCGCGTTGACGGGACGGCATAGCCAATACGCTGGAGATAGCTGGTCTGGTTAAAGGCGGATTCGGGCTGCTGACCAGAAGTGAAATTACCGGCGTAGTAGCAACTGAGTGCGCGTTGCAGCGTGCCGCCGCGCTGATAGCAGTCGGTAAGGATGCGCTCAAAAACAGACAGATTGGTACACGGGTCTAACAACGCTAGGGCCGTCACGCCGTAATGCCGGAAGTTGGTGCTGGTGATTTGCATCAGCCCGACCGAATAGCGGCGGCCCCTGGCCTCTATCCGGTTGATGATGTTGACGGCCATTTCATCGTTGGTGGGCTGATGAGAAATGACACCGGCGCTGCCGGGGGTTCTCTCTTGCTTTGGTACAATCTCAGCGATGGCGTAAGGATTAAAGCCGGATTCCACCTTTGCCACATCAAACGCGGTGGACGGGTGAATGCTGGCGGCACACTGCATCGCCGCCGCCAGAAAAGCTGTCGGGGAAAGCATGATTGCCTCGGTGATGTCATTCGGGTTACAGATTGCCATCAGGCCGTTCGATGGCGGGGGAACGATGCGTTACGGCTGGGCGCTCATCGTGCCGGGCTCGGGTGGTGCGTCGCTGTCGTCACGGGGTTCGAGCAGCACCAGCTTACCGGAGACGGCGAGGCCGGGTGTCAGGACGATGTTCAATCCGGGTTTACCATGATGGGCGAAGGCCACGCCGACCTTGGTCCAGAACGTGTTTTTTTCTCCGCGTGAATCGGGCGGGCTTTCCTGCGTGACAAACACGTGATAGGTAGGTTTTCGCATGGTATTTCCTTTAATCAACAAGAGTGATGAGTTAAATAGAGAGGTCACATCCCGATTCTGCATTCCGGTTTCAACGGGTCAGCGAGAACATTCAGCGGCACCCTGAATTGTGGTTACGTGACAGCCCGACCCAACTTGTTAAAGAGCAATACCGGCCCCGGACGACTACACGTCCATAAAGCTCGCCAGGGGAAGGTGGCCGGGTTAGCGTGCAATAGTTCATTCGGGTGGGAAATGGGAAAATCAAAAAGGAAATAAGAGAGAAAATGAGTGGCGTGATAATTACTTGACGGAATGAGTGTATTAGATTTGTTTTAATTGAAGCTATTGTAGCTCATGGATATACCTAATCTGACAGATAGCTCAGTGCCAGAAGCAGATGTTGATCATATCAGGATGTCTGAAACGCATTACCAGTTAACAGACGGCATACCTTGCTTAACTTAATCGTTTGTGCAGACATGCCAGTACCCTTTTTTTTCTCAAAATAACTATTCGGTGCTCAGAGTATAATGTGCGTAGGGCTGCCTTATCGTAAAATAAGGCAGTGTTGCATTACTTTGAATTACGCCAGTACCGAACGGTAATTTACGACCTGTGCTGCAATGTCTTCGTCACTGAGATTTGGGCTACTGCCTGTAATAAAGGATTTGAGAGATTGCATACTGGTGTATTTCGCGATCGTTTCAAATGACAGCAAGTATTCCCCAACCGTATGCCCTATATCTCCGTCAGTCTGATAGGCTGATTCAGGGCCACCGAGCGAAACGGCCAGCATGAGTTCTTTGCCGACCAATGCGTCACCTCCACTGCCATAGGCCCAGCCATAGGTCAGCACATCGTCAAGCCATTGCTTGAGCAGGGAGGGTGTGCTGTACCATTGCATTGGGAACTGCAGTACAATTCGTTGAGAGTTTTCAAGCGTTGCCTGTTCAGCTGCAACGCCAATTTTTCCGTCAGGATAAATATCGTACATATAGCGAACGTCCACGCCTGAGATATTTTCCATGCCTTTAGCCAGTGCTGAATTTACGCGTGACTGCGTAATATTAGGGTGAAAAACTAATACAGTTGTCTTCATTTGTTGTTCCTGTGTTGGTTCAAAAAAATGTTTCATCTATGTCAATTTTCGATAAAGCCTCATTTATTTCCGCCAGCTCTTCATTACTTAACTGAACATTAGTGGCATTGAGGTTTTCTTCTAATCGATGTAATTTTGTCGTTCCAGGGAGAGGGACAATGTATGGTTTTTGCGCTAACTCCCAGGCGAGAACAATTTGTGCTGACGTTGCCATATTTTTTTCTGCAACTTTCGCAATTAAATCTAATAAAGCCTGATTATGCTCAATGACTTCGGGTTTGAATCGCCCCATAAATCCTCTGAAATCACCGTCCTGGTACTTTGTCTCGGTGGTGATTTTGCCACTCAGGAATCCGTTTCCTAATGGACTGTATGCCATAAATCCAATTCCGAGTTCTTCACAAACCTTAAATAACTCATTTTCAGGCTTACGCCACATCATTGAATACTGATCTTCTACGGCAGTAACAGGGCATACTGCATGAGCGCGTCGTATATATTCGACTGGTGAGTTAGACAGCCCCCAGTATTTGATTTTTCCCTCAGCTATCAGTTCAGACATGACGCCAGCAATCACTTCTGGCTCCACATTTGGATCAATACGATGCTGGTAGAAAAGGTCGAGACAATCCACCTGTAATCGCTTCAGAGAGCCCTCCAACTGTTCTCTTATGGATTCTGGAGTACTGTTTAATAATGGTGTGAGTTGACCATTAATGTTGTCCATTCCAGTTACACCGAATTTAGTCGCAATAATGGTATTTTCTTTGTAACCATTCAGAGCAGCGCCGAGTAACTCTTCATTTTCAAATCCATAAATAGGCGCAGTATCAAAAAGATTGCAGCCTAACGCGATAGCCTTATGGATCAACTGAATCATTTCCTCACGAGAGACCGATTGACCATAACCATGATCCATACCCATACAACCTAGGCCTATCTCTGAAACTTCCAGCCCCTGCTTTCCTAACTTTCTCAATTTCATGCTGAATTCCTCATCTTAACTGAGAGTTAACGATATGATTTGGGGGATAACCCGATGAATTATGTTGCCGCGGGGGCCGAGCCAAAGCGGCTTTCTGGCAATCCAGCAAAAAATGGTGACCGGATACTGAAAAGTGCACCGTCATATGCGGTTGGTTCAGTAAGTCCAACACGTGCACTGGTGCAAAAAAGCGTGTTCAGTGACGAACCGCCGAGCACCGGGCAGGTAGTCTGGATGGCAGGAGCAGACAGAATACTGTGCGCTTCCCCCTCTGGGCTGTAACGAACAACCCGACTGCCGCCCCATTCGGCGTTCCACAGATAACCCTGTGCATCAATGCAGGAACCATCAGGTGCGCCGCCACCTTCGACTTCAGTAAAAATTCGCTGATTGCGGAACGTATGATAATCACAGCAAAAAATGCGCCCCTGCATGGAATCGCTGTAATACATGGTGCCTCCATCTGGGCTAAAGCAGATGCTGTTAGGGATGGTCACAGCAGGCAGGTTCAGTGTCTCCGTTTCCAGAGTGGCAGCGTTCAGCCTGTGAAATTTGCCAATGGCCTGCACAGGATTGCCGTCGTGCATCGTGCTAAATACGAAGTTTCCTGCGCGATCGCAGCGGCCGTCATTAATACGCGTACCTGGTGCACCGGGTGAGGCGGCAACCATGGTAAACATCCCGCTCTGAAGATCGTAATAACCCAGGCAGGATTCGAAACCCATCAGCAGTAGGTGTTCTTCATCGGTCAGCGCAAATGAGCCGAGGCGTTCCGGTAAGGGCCAACGGCTGATTTCTTCACTGTCTTCCTGGATGGCGAGTAATTCACTCCCCTCAATATCTGTCCAGTACAGGCGACGTGTCCTTTCGCACCAGAGGGGACACTCTCCCAGTTCATTGCTGGCATAAGCTGCAATAGTAAGCATTGTTTATTACCTTAGAGAGGCGGGGATTCCCTGCCTTAAAGTGGATAAGTTTCTGACGCCACGGGCGTATGAGTTTTCTCTGTCAGCTCAGAAAACGTTGTGACAGGCGATCGCCAAAGAGCATGACGGCAAGCCCGGCCAGCATGACCAGCATTCCCCCCAGCCTGAGCAACGAAACCGGCCTTCGTATGGCGCCCAGCAGACCAAAATGGTCAATCATCTGTGATGAAAGTAACTGTCCGACAATCGCCAACCCGAGCAGGGCTGAAAATCCGATTTTTGGCGCGAGTACGACATAGCTGAATAGAGCGCAGGCCCCGATCAGGCCTCCCGCCAGACTCCACAACGGTTGTGACGGAATTGCCGCAAGCGAAGTAAATAATCCCCCGCGCAGCAGTGAATAAATCCCAAGGCTGAACGCTCCGGCAGCGAAGGAAAACAACGCGGCGGTGACGGGATCGCCCCCGAGCCCTCGTGCCAGTTGGCTGTTCAGGGTGGTCTGCAGGGTGATCCCGAGACCTGCTGCAAAAGCGATTGCGTAATAAATCATGCTCATGCGTTTACCTGTCAGTGTGCCTGCTCCAGGGGCAGGAAGGTTTCCGCAAAAATGTCAGGCTCATATCCGGCGGCGGCAAACAGATGCTCACGCGATTCATCAATGGCTGCACGAAGACGCGTGCTGTCCACGCCCAGGACTTTGCCGTTCTGCTTGACGATGCGTCCGCCGATCATGACGGTATCGATGTTGCTGCGCTCCGTCGCATGTACCACCGTGCCAAAGGCATTCCCGGACGGGTAGAGGTTGATGTCGCCGGCGTTAATCAGGATCAGGTCAGCCTGTTTGCCTGGCGTCAGGCTGCCAACTTTGTCCTGCAACCCTGCACAGGCCGCACCGTCGACGGTCGCTGCTTTAAGGAGCTGTGCTGCCGGAAGCGATTTGAGCGAATTTGCGGAATTGCAGCAGTGCTGCTGATGCATGCCCATTACCCGCTGCAGGTAAAATGCCACGCGCATTTCCATAAACATGTCGGCACTGTAGGACGTTTCGTTATCAACGCTCAGGCCTGGGTTGATGCCGTGACGCTGCGCAGCATGAATGGCAAACATACCGTCTTCGATGCCATAGTGCGCATCGGAGCGGGGACAGACGTTCACGCGAACACCAGCTTCCCGCAAGATCTTCCATCCCTCGTCAGGCAGCGCCGTGCAGTGATTGAAAATATTATCTGGGCCAAGAAGCCCCTGCTGATGCAGCGATTCAAGCTCAGAGGCCATTTCAGCGCCAAAGAATTCAGTGACGATTGGCAGCCCCAGCCTGCGGGCCTCGGCCCACAACTCTGGCTCCAACTGAGCCATGACACCAAGAGTAACAAGCCCTTCGGGGTTGTTTTTGAAATACTTTTCCTGCAGGCGTTGCCAGTTGCCCGGCCAGTGCGCTCTGTCCCATTCGCCTGATACCGGCGCACCGGAGGCATGGACCGCGCGAATGCCCGAATCAATCAGGGCCTCTACGGCGGCGTCCGAATGCGCAGCGGTGCGGCTGTTGTGTGAATTATCAATCACGGTGGTTATACCCGCGTCAATAGCTCCCAGGGCAGTCAGCAGGTTACCAACGTAGATATCGGCAGGGCGGTAGTATTTGGCGAAAGAGAAGTGCGTGGCGTTGCTGTAGTCGTCCAGACAGGTGGCATTAGGGTTGATGCGGCGCAACTGACCTTCCCATGAGTGACGATGAGAATCCACCATCCCCGGTATGGCAATCATGTTCGTGGCATCTATTACGCGCGCATCCTGTACGTCCAGGTTCTGACCTACGGCGGTAATGGTTGAACCACTGATAAGGATGTCGCCGCGTTCAATGTTACCCACGCTGTCATCCATACTCAGTATCGTTGCGCCTCGAATCAACGTCACCGGTGGGTTTACAGTCTGGTTATTAACAATGTTTCTGATGTAATCGGTCATTTAAACTGCCTCTTTCCTGATAATCAGGAAAACGATACGTCACGCAATTAATGCAAAAAAGATGCTTATACCGTTTTCATAATTCATAATCTGCGAATAATAGAGTTCACTGTCTGTCGGAGAGAGGGAAAATGGATCGTATTCAGGCGATGCAGGTCTTTATACGAGTGGCTGAAGCCGGAAGCTTCGTGCGGGCGGCAGAAGCGCTTTCACTGCCTTCTTCAACGGTTACCAGCACGATTAAAAGTCTTGAGAAATATCTGCAGGTGCGCCTGCTTAACCGGACAACGAGGCGGGCCAGCCTTACCCCAGAAGGTTTGCAGTATCTCGGTGAGTGCAGGGAAATTCTCTCATTAATCGAACATGCGGAATCCGGCCTGAAGGATTCCGTCAGGCGACCACAGGGGCGTCTGCGAGTTGATATGCCGGGTGGGGTAGCCCATTTCATTGTTATGCCAAACCTGAAAGACTTTTACCGGCTTTATCCTGATATTTACCTGATGATTGGGGTAAGCGATCGACAGGTCAATCTCGTCCAGGAGGGCGTGGACTGCGTAATCAGGACGGGGGAGCTGAATAACTCTACGCTTGTGGCCCGTCCGCTTGGCCGTTTTCGGTGGATCACTTGTGCCTCACCGGACTATCTCAGGGAGTAT is a window of Dickeya solani IPO 2222 DNA encoding:
- a CDS encoding aldo/keto reductase, with translation MKLRKLGKQGLEVSEIGLGCMGMDHGYGQSVSREEMIQLIHKAIALGCNLFDTAPIYGFENEELLGAALNGYKENTIIATKFGVTGMDNINGQLTPLLNSTPESIREQLEGSLKRLQVDCLDLFYQHRIDPNVEPEVIAGVMSELIAEGKIKYWGLSNSPVEYIRRAHAVCPVTAVEDQYSMMWRKPENELFKVCEELGIGFMAYSPLGNGFLSGKITTETKYQDGDFRGFMGRFKPEVIEHNQALLDLIAKVAEKNMATSAQIVLAWELAQKPYIVPLPGTTKLHRLEENLNATNVQLSNEELAEINEALSKIDIDETFF
- a CDS encoding DMT family transporter, yielding MSMIYYAIAFAAGLGITLQTTLNSQLARGLGGDPVTAALFSFAAGAFSLGIYSLLRGGLFTSLAAIPSQPLWSLAGGLIGACALFSYVVLAPKIGFSALLGLAIVGQLLSSQMIDHFGLLGAIRRPVSLLRLGGMLVMLAGLAVMLFGDRLSQRFLS
- a CDS encoding NAD(P)H-dependent oxidoreductase, translating into MKTTVLVFHPNITQSRVNSALAKGMENISGVDVRYMYDIYPDGKIGVAAEQATLENSQRIVLQFPMQWYSTPSLLKQWLDDVLTYGWAYGSGGDALVGKELMLAVSLGGPESAYQTDGDIGHTVGEYLLSFETIAKYTSMQSLKSFITGSSPNLSDEDIAAQVVNYRSVLA
- a CDS encoding lytic transglycosylase domain-containing protein; this encodes MLSPTAFLAAAMQCAASIHPSTAFDVAKVESGFNPYAIAEIVPKQERTPGSAGVISHQPTNDEMAVNIINRIEARGRRYSVGLMQITSTNFRHYGVTALALLDPCTNLSVFERILTDCYQRGGTLQRALSCYYAGNFTSGQQPESAFNQTSYLQRIGYAVPSTREDRARSSTSQATSAMHYPSTVLRGELADTPTPVSTTLRYPNAVLRGDISPL
- a CDS encoding LysR family transcriptional regulator; this encodes MDRIQAMQVFIRVAEAGSFVRAAEALSLPSSTVTSTIKSLEKYLQVRLLNRTTRRASLTPEGLQYLGECREILSLIEHAESGLKDSVRRPQGRLRVDMPGGVAHFIVMPNLKDFYRLYPDIYLMIGVSDRQVNLVQEGVDCVIRTGELNNSTLVARPLGRFRWITCASPDYLREYGIPDSPEELSQHRAIHYFSGSARRADELHFLRGTETLSVPVKGNAAVNETGLYIKMCLEGFGLAQLAESIVFENLQEGRLVEVMADWQPPSVPVTLLYPHQRFLSPAVRAFADWIARIL
- a CDS encoding amidohydrolase family protein; the protein is MTDYIRNIVNNQTVNPPVTLIRGATILSMDDSVGNIERGDILISGSTITAVGQNLDVQDARVIDATNMIAIPGMVDSHRHSWEGQLRRINPNATCLDDYSNATHFSFAKYYRPADIYVGNLLTALGAIDAGITTVIDNSHNSRTAAHSDAAVEALIDSGIRAVHASGAPVSGEWDRAHWPGNWQRLQEKYFKNNPEGLVTLGVMAQLEPELWAEARRLGLPIVTEFFGAEMASELESLHQQGLLGPDNIFNHCTALPDEGWKILREAGVRVNVCPRSDAHYGIEDGMFAIHAAQRHGINPGLSVDNETSYSADMFMEMRVAFYLQRVMGMHQQHCCNSANSLKSLPAAQLLKAATVDGAACAGLQDKVGSLTPGKQADLILINAGDINLYPSGNAFGTVVHATERSNIDTVMIGGRIVKQNGKVLGVDSTRLRAAIDESREHLFAAAGYEPDIFAETFLPLEQAH
- a CDS encoding SMP-30/gluconolactonase/LRE family protein, whose translation is MLTIAAYASNELGECPLWCERTRRLYWTDIEGSELLAIQEDSEEISRWPLPERLGSFALTDEEHLLLMGFESCLGYYDLQSGMFTMVAASPGAPGTRINDGRCDRAGNFVFSTMHDGNPVQAIGKFHRLNAATLETETLNLPAVTIPNSICFSPDGGTMYYSDSMQGRIFCCDYHTFRNQRIFTEVEGGGAPDGSCIDAQGYLWNAEWGGSRVVRYSPEGEAHSILSAPAIQTTCPVLGGSSLNTLFCTSARVGLTEPTAYDGALFSIRSPFFAGLPESRFGSAPAAT
- a CDS encoding TrbC/VirB2 family protein, with amino-acid sequence MTMQKRNDLPAFFPAFISTQTLAAGSGFTKANDTLSNTSTGLLGLAAVTITLATMWVGYKVLFDGKSLHDMRNVIIGAILIVGASGFGAYWAS